GATCTTTTTCTGCCCATCAAAATGCATTTTTCCCCTGGGGAATGCCTTGTAAATAGTGCCTGGCAATAAGCGTCGTCTTGCTACTACCCCTAGAAAATTACAGGAGTCATAGCACTAGATGTATGGTTTTTTTGACTGAATTTTTGGTCAAAAACACAAAAAAGTCCTGATCAGGCCATTTTTTTATAGAGTGAAATTAGTGCCCCCTAACTTCTATAAGTCATTGATTATATTAAGATATATATGCTTATGGAGTTGCATATGCGGGATCTCCCGGATTCCTAGATCAATAAGTTATTGATTTCTACTTCTTTATTCTTGACTTGATATAAGAAACTTCTTAGGATGACCCATGTTTTTTAAATATTGCAATGCAGCATAAAAGAGTAGTCTCGTTTTTTGAGGCCTTGCAAACAATGAATGAGTAAATGTTTTCCTAACAATTTGAGCGATATGCAGAATGCACAGTTAAGTGTTTTGACTGCTAAAGAGCTGCTAGCGCACGCCATGGCTCCTGCCTATCGAGTCATTAATGGCCTACTCGTTTTAACTGTATTTATGGTGGTTGGGCTTTGGCTCTCAGGCAATGGTACTAATGCCGGCGCTTTTGATCTTGCCCGCATCCTAGTCCCTGATGAAGCGCGCCATATGGTTTGGAGCAACGGTTTTGGCATGCTCAATCAATATAAAGAGTCCAATGAAGTATCGACCGCCCAGGTTGCTGATACTGAGATCGCTGCTGTGATTTATGGCAAGTCTAAGATTCCTGCTGCAATTAGTTTGACTAGCGCAAAGCAGCAGAACGTAGCTTTGTTAATGCCCTCTGTGGCGCAAATGCAGGTGAAGTCAATTTCTCATCTGTCCGATCGTATCCCCACATCCAAGATGGATCCACAGGCCTTGGATAGTAACTTAATGGGCTCAATTCAGAATCAACGTGCTGTAGCAGACTTCTTTGAGAAGAAATACAGTCTCGATCGCGCCAAGATTGAAGAGTATGTTTCAAACACGATCTTAATTGCAAAAGAGGTCAACATAGACCCAGTACTTTTGTTAGCAGTGATCTCCGTGGAATCTAACTTCAACCCAAACACCAAAAGTCACGCCGGTGCCGAAGGCCTCATGCAAGTGATGACTTCAGTACATAAAGATAAGTATGCAATCTTTGGCGGAACTTCCGAAGCGGCTAAGCCTGAAGTCAATATCCGTGTTGGCGCCTATATTTTGAAATACCTCATTGCTACAGCCGGTTCATTGCGTAATGGCCTAAAGTACTACGTTGGCGCTGCGAACGCTGAGGATGATGGCGGCTACGCAGATAAAGTGATGGCTGAAAGAAATCGTCTGATTGGTTTGTGTCAAAACCGTTCGCCTAATCGCTTGACGCTGAACGGCAAGGATTTGCGTTCTTAATAAACTAGATCGTTGCTTGATCTAAGAAAATATAAAAAGCCACCCTCGGGTGGCTTTTGTTTTGCTGGTATCTGAATGCTTAGTTAACGCCGTGTAACTCCACATCAAACACGAGAGTCGCGTTTGGAGGAATTACGCCACCCGCACCGCGAGGACCATAACCCATCTCAGAAGGGATGACAAGGGTGCGTTTTCCACCAATTTTCATGCCCGCAACGCCTTCATCCCAGCCCTTAATCACATGTCCAGCGCCCAAAGGGAAGCTAAAGAGTTGACCGCGATCTAATGAGCTATCAAACTTTTGACCCTTATGATCAGCAGCTTTCTCATCAAACAGCCAGCCGGTGTAATGTACATCCACATGATTTCCTTTTGTAGCTTCTTTTCCTTCGCCAACAACGGTATCGATTTTTTTGAGTTCACTCATGATGTTTTCCTATTTCACACAAATTGATTGGCTAGTATATTCTGAGCTCTGTAAATTCCTTTGGTAATGATGCTTTAGCAAAAACGTATGACAAATTATTGGCCAAATTCTGCGTATAGCAATCTAGCCATCAGTTCCAATGATCAGTTGTTGGTGACAGATGACTTTTTGCGTACTTATATGGAGAGACCGGAGCTCAAGCTGGTTCCTGAATCCTGCCCTATCGAACGCGCACTCCATCGGCGCTTAACTGAAAACCCTCGCACAGATATTGCTGATGATGAAATCTCGGCAATGGCGGATGAGGATATTCAGGAGAACTATCGAGTTTGGCTGCGTTATCGCAAGCGTTTATTAGCGGCAAGCTCCCTAGAGAATTTTTATATGAGTTTATTTAAAGGCGAGGGAGTAGATGTGCCGCCTTTATTTATTGCTCAACTCGCCCAAATTTTCATTAGGCATATCTTGGGTAGTGATGTGCATCCTCTGGAAGCCCGTATGGGCGAGCTCTTTTTCAGAACTCAGAAGATTTCCGTTATCGAAGATGGCATCGTGATGGGCGCAGATGATGAGGTGGTTGCTCGCAATGCCCAAGCTAGTGATACCGGCAACATCATGGATTTGCTTAAAGGCAAGTCAATGACGATGCGCTCAGCCGATCTAGATGTGCTTCATGAAGACAATGCTGATAGCTATTGGACTCGAAACGAAGATTTTGATTTGGCGGTACAGTTAAATTTTGGGCATGAGCCTATCAATCTTTTTTGTCGCGTATTAGAGAAGTGGATAAAGCATTTTCTGGGCGTTAGCGTACGCATTACCCCCATGCAGCAAATTACTGATCCCAAGTGGTCATGGCATGTTGGCTTAGATGCAGCCGCTACCGAAATACTGAATAAGCTTTACAACAAAGAGTTGGTTGAGGCAGATGAGTTACAGAAGGTAATTTGTTTATTCCGCCTAGACTTTATCGATGAGGCTGCTGTAGCTCAAGCGCAGGCTGGCAAGCCGGTATATATGGCTATTGCCATGAACGACCACCAGCAGCTTAAATTAAAGCCCCAAAACTTATTGTTTAACTTGCCGTTAGCTAAAACTTCTTAGGCCTGTACTCGTGATTTTCTTCGCTGCTGAGCAAGCCAGAAGATCGCAAGACCACTTACTACAACAGGGATGAGTGATCCCCAATTGAGTATGCTCCAACCATGCGATGTGACTAGGGCGCCCGATCCAAAGGAAGTGAAGGCCATCGTTCCGAAGACAAGGAAATTAATAGCAGCCTGTGCTTTATCTCGCTCATTGGGTTGATAGGCAGTCATCGCTAAAGAGGTGGCGCCAGTAAATAAAAAGTTCCAGCCAACGCCGAGTAAAAATAAAGCGATAAAGAATTGGTGGAGATCGGTTCCGGTAAGAGCGATTGCAATGCAGATGAAGTTTAGAAGCACCCCAGTCCCCATCACTTTTAATACCCCAAATCGTTGGATGAGTGATCCTGTAAAAAATCCGGGAGCAAACATCCCAATCACATGCCACTCCAGAACTAATGCAGTGTCCGAAAATGGTAGCCCACAGATTTGCATTGCTAGTGGTGTCGCAGCCATCAGCAGATTCATAACCCCGTACCCTAATGCTGCACCAATGATGGCAACCATAAAGACGGGTTGCTGGAGAATGACTTTTAAGGGGCGTCCATCAGTAAGTGCATGCTGGGTCTTGAGCTCTTGTGGAAAACGAATGAACTGCATCACGAAGATGCCAATGAACCCGGCAATCGATAGGGTGAGATAGGCTCCCAGAAAGGCGGTATCAAACAGATCTCGCGTCCAGGAGGCTAGATTGGGTCCAATGACTGCGCCAAGGATGCCACCAGCTAATACCCAGGAAATCGCCTTATCGCGTTGACTGTGGTCTGTCAGCTCAGCTGCGGCGAAGCGATAGAGCTGCCCATTGGCGCTGTAATAGCCTGCAATAAAGGTGCCCAAGACCAACAGCCAAAAGTTTCCAGTAATGGCGGCGTACGCGCATAGAAGCGCTGAGAGCATTGCTACTAACAAGCCTAACTGGAAAGAGACTCTGCGCCCAAAGTAGTTTTGAGATTTGGCCACAATGGAGGTAGAAAAGGCGCCCCCGACAACATAGCCCATGACGGGTAGGGTGGCCATCCAGCTAGCTGGCGCGAGGCTGAGCCCCACCAGCCCATTAATAGCAATAAAAGTGACGTTATTGGTGAGGAAGAGCCCCTGACAAATGATCAGCAGCACCAGATTTTTATTGAGTAAAGGATGTTTGCTGGTCATGGCTTGCAGTGTACGTTGAATTTGAGGCTGAAGTTGTCTTGGTGGATTCCCTTAAATTGCCCTTTATTAGGCGCTTTAAGGTGCAAAACCGGCATTTTTACCAAGCCTGATGATTTAAAATGGATAACTCGCCTCATTGGCAAAAGGTGCGCTAAAAGCGACTTGCAAAATGTGGATTTGAGGGCGGCAGGGTAAAAACCTGACTCTGTAATTTTTCAATATTGAGGAAACATTCATGGCTTCAGAGAAATCAAAGATTATTTATACGCTGACAGATGAGGCGCCACTTTTGGCTACTCGCGCATTTCTGCCAATTATTCGTACTTTTGCAGCTCCTGCTGGCGTGGAGATTGTGACGAGTGATATTTCAGTCGCCGCTCGTATCTTGGCTGAGTTTCCTGAATGCCTGACCCCTGAGCAGCAGGTCCCTAATAACTTGGCTGAGCTAGGCAAAATGACTTTATTGCCTGATACCAACATCATTAAGTTGCCAAATATTAGCGCCTCTGTACCTCAGCTGCTCGCAGCCATTAAAGAGTTGCAAGCCAAAGGCTACAAGATTCCTGATTTCCCTGAAGATCCAAAAACGGATGAAGAAAAATCCATTCGGACCCGTTATTCCAAATGCTTGGGTAGCTCGGTAAACCCAGTATTGCGCGAAGGCAACTCTGACCGCCGAGCTCCTCCAGCTGTCAAACGTTACGCTCGTAAAAATCCACACTCGATGGGGGAGTGGAGTCAGGCGTCACGCACTCACGTTTCTCATATGCATGGCGGCGATTTTTATGCTGGCGAGAAGTCCATGACGATGACTAAGGCCTGTGATGTGAAGATGGACTTGGTAACGAAGAGTGGCAAGAACATTGTCCTCAAACCCAAAGTCTCTTTATTGGCTGGCGAAATTATCGACAGTATGTATATGAGTAAAAAAGCCCTTTGTGATTTTTATGAAAAAGAAATCGAAGATGCTTATAAGACCGGCATGATGTTGTCCTTGCACGTTAAGGCAACCATGATGAAAGTTTCTCACCCAATCGTGTTTGGTCACGCAGTAAAGATTTTCTACAAAGATGCTTTTGAAAAGCATGCCAAGCTGTTTGAAGAGTTGGGCGTGAATGCTAATAACGGTATGAGCAGTCTCTACGAAAAGATTAAAACTTTGCCAGAATCTAAGCGCGAAGAAATCATTCAAGATTTGCATGCCTGCCACGAGCATCGTCCAGCATTGGCGATGGTGGACTCTGCTAAAGGTATTACCAATCTCCATTCCCCAAGCGATGTGATCGTAGATGCTTCTATGCCTGCAATGATTCGTGCTGGTGGAAAAATGTGGGGTGCTGATGGTCGTTTGCACGACACGAAAGCAGTCATTCCAGAAAGTACGTTTGCCCGTATCTATCAAGAAATGATTAATTTCTGTAAGACGCACGGTAACTTTGATCCAACGACGATGGGTACGGTGCCCAACGTCGGCTTGATGGCTCAACAAGCTGAAGAGTACGGTTCACACGACAAGACTTTTGAAATCCCAGAAGCTGGTGTGGCGCGTATCGTTGCTGATGATGGCACTGTATTGCTTGAGCAAAATGTGGAAGAGGGTGATATCTGGCGCATGTGTCAGGTTAAAGATGCGCCAATTCGTGACTGGGTCAAGTTGGCCGTCAATCGCGCGCGTCTTTCTAATACTCCAGCAGTATTCTGGCTCGATGAATACCGTCCGCACGAAGCCGAATTGATCAAGAAGGTCAATACCTACCTTAAAGACTACGATCTGAAGGGTGTTGATATTCAAATCATGTCTCAGACTCGTGCAATGCGTTACACCTTAGAGCGTGTGATTCGTGGCAAGGATACGATTTCTGTGACTGGCAATATTTTGCGTGACTATCTCACTGACTTATTCCCAATTATGGAATTAGGTACTAGTGCAAAGATGTTGTCTATCGTGCCTTTGATGGCCGGTGGTGGTTTGTTCGAAACGGGCGCTGGTGGATCAGCTCCTAAGCACGTTCAACAATTGGTAGAAGAAAACCATTTGCGTTGGGATTCACTTGGTGAGTTCATGGCTTTAGCCGTATCTCTTGAAGACATCGGTGATAAGACAGGCAACAACAAGGTAAAAATCTTAGCCCGCACTTTGGATGAGGCGACCGGTAAGTTGTTGGATAACAATAAGTCACCTTCACCACGTACTGGTGAGTTGGATAACCGCGGTAGCCAGTTCTACTTGGCAATGTACTGGGCTGAAGCATTGGCCGCTCAAACGGAAGATAAAGAATTGCAAGCGCACTTTGCTCCCTTGGCAAAATCTTTGATTGAGAATGAACAAAAGATTGCAGCCGAACTTAAAGAGGTTCAAGGTAAGCCGGCAGATATTGGCGGTTACTTTATGCCTGATTCTGAGAAGTTTGAAGCAGTAATGCGTCCTAGCGCTACTTTGAATGCGGCTTTAAAGGCAGCAAACGCATAATAGGTATAAGCGATAAGTATTTAAATTTTAAAATAGCTTTAGTATTTAAAGGCAAACCTTCGGGTTTGCCTTTTTTATTTTTAAATCTTATTTTGAGACATGCCTAAACCAAAAGACCTGATTGAATTGAGTTATCTGAGCGAGGCTGTCTCGGATATGTCTTTTCTGGGCTTAATGCGCTTGCTCGAGTCGGCGCGCGCGTTTAATCAAAAAAATGGTGTTACCGGCATTCTCTTTTACGATAACCAGCAGTTTGCTCAGGTGATTGAAGGTGAGCGTGCGAACATTATGAAGGTATGGAAGAGAATCCAGGATGATAAACGGCATCATCGTATTGAATTATTGGAGATTAAAGAAATTTCCGAAAGAAGCTATCCAGATTGGCTACTCCGCTTTTATGGTGGCGAGTCTTTAGTTAAAGACTACCCCGACTTGGCTGAAATGGTTGGCGGTATGGATAAAAATAGCCTCGCTTTGATGAACCAAATGCGGGCAAGTCAGTTTTAAGCAAGAAATTTTCATCGGTAGCAAAATAGGTTTATTACATTCATGGGAGCGCAACATGCGTTTTACTGATAAGACCATTCTTGCAGGCGACATCACTCCAAAAGCCGTATTTGAAAACCGCCGCAATATTATCAAGACTGCTGCTGCAGGGGGTTTTGGAATGGCGCTTGCGCCTTGGTTCTCTAGAGAGGCGCTTGCTGCTAGCCCAGATAAGCTGGCCGCTACACTTAATCCTGCCTATGCGAATAAAGATGATTTGACTGCCCTGAAGTATGTCACCAGTTACAACAACTTTTATGAGTTTGGCACTGATAAGACTGATCCAGCTGCGTACGCAGATACTTTACAGACAAGGCCATGGACTATCTCAATTGAGGGTTTGGTAAAAAAGCCGATGACGCTCGATATCGATGCGCTCCTGAAGTTGGCTCCGATGGAAGAGCGAATTTATCGGATGCGCTGTGTTGAGGGTTGGTCTATGGTCATTCCTTGGGATGGTTACTCTCTCTCAAAGCTTATTACTAAAGTCGAGCCGCTGGGATCCGCAAAGTATGTGGAATTTATTTCCTTGGCTGATCGCAAGCAAATGCCGGGAGTCAAGAGCAATATTATTGATTGGCCCTATCGTGAAGGCTTGCGTATGGACGAGGCCATGAATCCATTAACGCTGCTGACTTTTGGTCTATATGGAGAAGTCTTACCAAAACAAAATGGCGCCCCAGTCCGTATAGTGGTGCCTTGGAAATACGGCTTTAAGAGCGCCAAGTCGATTGTCAAAATCCGTTTTACAGAAGAGATGCCTAAGACCAGCTGGAATCAGTTCGATGCACGTGAGTATGGCTTCTATTCCAATGTGAATCCCCAGGTAGATCATCCGCGCTGGAGTCAAGCGGTTGAACGTCGCATTGGCGACCCCAAGGGAATGTTTGCGCCAAAGATTAAAACCCAAATGTTTAATGGCTATGGTGAACAAGTAGCTAGTATGTATACGGGCATGGATTTGAAGAAGTACTATTAGCAATGAACAAAATATATTCAGTATTTTTTAGTGCCTGCATTTTATTCTTTCACTTTTCTGCTTATGGCCAGGGAAGTGATGCACCAGTAAAGACGATTTCATCTCTAGATGTACAGCGTTATTTAGGTACGTGGTATGAGATTGCTAAATACCCCAATTGGTTTCAGAAGAAGTGCGTTAGCAATACCAAGGCGGTCTATTCGGCTAGGGCTGATGGCACACTAAAAGTGCTTAATAGCTGCAAGACGGCTGAGGGCGATGTATCAGAGGCTGAGGGTACTGCAAGGCAGATTGGGGCAAAGGACTCCCCTAAGCTTGAAGTGCGATTCGCACCCGCATGGTTGGCCTTTATCCCTTTTGTATGGGGTGATTATTGGGTGATTGACCTAGACGCTCAGTATCAAGTGGCTGTCGTGAGTGATCCTCGTCGTGAATATCTTTGGATTCTGTCCAGAACTCCGCAGTTGGATAAAAAAGTATATGAGGACATTTTGGTGCGCATACAGGCGCAGCAGTTTGATGTGCGTAAGTTAGAGCTAACTCCACAAGCAATGACAAAGTAAGAGCAAAGTAGCTACGTCATGACTACGCATTTGCTGCCACCCGGGATTGAAG
This region of Polynucleobacter sp. JS-JIR-II-50 genomic DNA includes:
- a CDS encoding transglycosylase SLT domain-containing protein — protein: MSKCFPNNLSDMQNAQLSVLTAKELLAHAMAPAYRVINGLLVLTVFMVVGLWLSGNGTNAGAFDLARILVPDEARHMVWSNGFGMLNQYKESNEVSTAQVADTEIAAVIYGKSKIPAAISLTSAKQQNVALLMPSVAQMQVKSISHLSDRIPTSKMDPQALDSNLMGSIQNQRAVADFFEKKYSLDRAKIEEYVSNTILIAKEVNIDPVLLLAVISVESNFNPNTKSHAGAEGLMQVMTSVHKDKYAIFGGTSEAAKPEVNIRVGAYILKYLIATAGSLRNGLKYYVGAANAEDDGGYADKVMAERNRLIGLCQNRSPNRLTLNGKDLRS
- a CDS encoding NADP-dependent isocitrate dehydrogenase, with the translated sequence MASEKSKIIYTLTDEAPLLATRAFLPIIRTFAAPAGVEIVTSDISVAARILAEFPECLTPEQQVPNNLAELGKMTLLPDTNIIKLPNISASVPQLLAAIKELQAKGYKIPDFPEDPKTDEEKSIRTRYSKCLGSSVNPVLREGNSDRRAPPAVKRYARKNPHSMGEWSQASRTHVSHMHGGDFYAGEKSMTMTKACDVKMDLVTKSGKNIVLKPKVSLLAGEIIDSMYMSKKALCDFYEKEIEDAYKTGMMLSLHVKATMMKVSHPIVFGHAVKIFYKDAFEKHAKLFEELGVNANNGMSSLYEKIKTLPESKREEIIQDLHACHEHRPALAMVDSAKGITNLHSPSDVIVDASMPAMIRAGGKMWGADGRLHDTKAVIPESTFARIYQEMINFCKTHGNFDPTTMGTVPNVGLMAQQAEEYGSHDKTFEIPEAGVARIVADDGTVLLEQNVEEGDIWRMCQVKDAPIRDWVKLAVNRARLSNTPAVFWLDEYRPHEAELIKKVNTYLKDYDLKGVDIQIMSQTRAMRYTLERVIRGKDTISVTGNILRDYLTDLFPIMELGTSAKMLSIVPLMAGGGLFETGAGGSAPKHVQQLVEENHLRWDSLGEFMALAVSLEDIGDKTGNNKVKILARTLDEATGKLLDNNKSPSPRTGELDNRGSQFYLAMYWAEALAAQTEDKELQAHFAPLAKSLIENEQKIAAELKEVQGKPADIGGYFMPDSEKFEAVMRPSATLNAALKAANA
- a CDS encoding BLUF domain-containing protein; its protein translation is MPKPKDLIELSYLSEAVSDMSFLGLMRLLESARAFNQKNGVTGILFYDNQQFAQVIEGERANIMKVWKRIQDDKRHHRIELLEIKEISERSYPDWLLRFYGGESLVKDYPDLAEMVGGMDKNSLALMNQMRASQF
- a CDS encoding FKBP-type peptidyl-prolyl cis-trans isomerase; the encoded protein is MSELKKIDTVVGEGKEATKGNHVDVHYTGWLFDEKAADHKGQKFDSSLDRGQLFSFPLGAGHVIKGWDEGVAGMKIGGKRTLVIPSEMGYGPRGAGGVIPPNATLVFDVELHGVN
- a CDS encoding MFS transporter, whose product is MTSKHPLLNKNLVLLIICQGLFLTNNVTFIAINGLVGLSLAPASWMATLPVMGYVVGGAFSTSIVAKSQNYFGRRVSFQLGLLVAMLSALLCAYAAITGNFWLLVLGTFIAGYYSANGQLYRFAAAELTDHSQRDKAISWVLAGGILGAVIGPNLASWTRDLFDTAFLGAYLTLSIAGFIGIFVMQFIRFPQELKTQHALTDGRPLKVILQQPVFMVAIIGAALGYGVMNLLMAATPLAMQICGLPFSDTALVLEWHVIGMFAPGFFTGSLIQRFGVLKVMGTGVLLNFICIAIALTGTDLHQFFIALFLLGVGWNFLFTGATSLAMTAYQPNERDKAQAAINFLVFGTMAFTSFGSGALVTSHGWSILNWGSLIPVVVSGLAIFWLAQQRRKSRVQA
- a CDS encoding lipocalin family protein, with amino-acid sequence MNKIYSVFFSACILFFHFSAYGQGSDAPVKTISSLDVQRYLGTWYEIAKYPNWFQKKCVSNTKAVYSARADGTLKVLNSCKTAEGDVSEAEGTARQIGAKDSPKLEVRFAPAWLAFIPFVWGDYWVIDLDAQYQVAVVSDPRREYLWILSRTPQLDKKVYEDILVRIQAQQFDVRKLELTPQAMTK
- a CDS encoding DUF6352 family protein; the encoded protein is MTNYWPNSAYSNLAISSNDQLLVTDDFLRTYMERPELKLVPESCPIERALHRRLTENPRTDIADDEISAMADEDIQENYRVWLRYRKRLLAASSLENFYMSLFKGEGVDVPPLFIAQLAQIFIRHILGSDVHPLEARMGELFFRTQKISVIEDGIVMGADDEVVARNAQASDTGNIMDLLKGKSMTMRSADLDVLHEDNADSYWTRNEDFDLAVQLNFGHEPINLFCRVLEKWIKHFLGVSVRITPMQQITDPKWSWHVGLDAAATEILNKLYNKELVEADELQKVICLFRLDFIDEAAVAQAQAGKPVYMAIAMNDHQQLKLKPQNLLFNLPLAKTS
- the msrP gene encoding protein-methionine-sulfoxide reductase catalytic subunit MsrP, which gives rise to MRFTDKTILAGDITPKAVFENRRNIIKTAAAGGFGMALAPWFSREALAASPDKLAATLNPAYANKDDLTALKYVTSYNNFYEFGTDKTDPAAYADTLQTRPWTISIEGLVKKPMTLDIDALLKLAPMEERIYRMRCVEGWSMVIPWDGYSLSKLITKVEPLGSAKYVEFISLADRKQMPGVKSNIIDWPYREGLRMDEAMNPLTLLTFGLYGEVLPKQNGAPVRIVVPWKYGFKSAKSIVKIRFTEEMPKTSWNQFDAREYGFYSNVNPQVDHPRWSQAVERRIGDPKGMFAPKIKTQMFNGYGEQVASMYTGMDLKKYY